In Anopheles bellator chromosome 2, idAnoBellAS_SP24_06.2, whole genome shotgun sequence, the genomic stretch CAGATCTCTCTCTGCAACTATGTCATGCATattttgtttggcatttttaaAGAAACTATATCTctcattttgagtaatcgaCTAAAATACCTAATCCTTCAGGAATGATTGAACATGTTATTTTTTCATGTTCTTGTTCATGGCTGCGCTGTCTTTTCTGGTCTTCTTTCTGGTCGCAGATTGTACTGTTACTTGAGTGCATATGGTCATGAATTTCCGTTCGAGAAGATTAAAGTCTTCATTCCAGAACGATTCGTTCGTGGAAACATTTTGTTGACCGAATTTTGGCAGTTGCGCCGAAAAGACgtagttgaatttaattgattgtttgGGCATTTGGCGTGTTTCGGAAACTACAAATTGAATCACTTTGAATTTTATTCGTTGGCAATCAAACTGCAAAAAGGGACGCACTACTTACTGCTCATCTTATTGCATCAATTCGACGGGTAtggttttctctttttttaaGAAACATCTGAATAATGCTCGTTCGAACCCAGCAGAAGGTTGCCATCCATTGGACCCGATGTTGGAAAGCTCCAGTATTTTCCATAGATTTGGACAGAACGAtgaaaataacgaaaacaatgtAAGTATGGCTTTTCCGCAAAACATCTTTCGGGCGGCTCCGTAACGATCAATTTTCTGGCCTTTCACCAGCAGGAGGGCGGAGCGCATTGTGCTGTTCGCGTGAAGCAAGAACCGGATGATGAAGACATCGATGACACGATGTATGTCTGGAACGAGGAAGAATCGCTTCCGACTGAGAAGCAATCGGCCACTCCCACCCTGTTGCCTATTATCGAGAACGCTTTCAGTACTGCACCTGAGACCTCTTTCGGTGATGCCGTTGCGAAACACCGGCACATCCAGTGTGCCAGTGGTCAGGTGTACCTGTTCCGGGAAGGATTCTTGTACCTACGCAAACCGTCTGGCTCGGGGAATCATGTCGGCTGCGCCAACAATGCCGGTGCCAACGCTTCCGGCTGGCGGTGCCGAAAATTTGACTGCGACGCTGCTCTGCACCGAAACCGTGCCCGTCAAATTGTGTCGAACGGCATCCGCCATAACCACAGCCGAGAACAGCAACCGAACGCTACCGACGCCGAAGTGCTGGCGTATCTCGGTGAGTCGACACCGAAATCGCAATTCCTGAAGCCATTTGTGTTGGCCCGGAACGTATGGAAACCTACCCACTTTCGGTACGTGAAAAACGTCAGAAATGGAAGGTCAATAGTCCACGACGGTTACCGGTACAGTAAGAAGCACGCCCGGACGGATGGAACGTCGTTCTGGAAGTGTCGTTTGAACGGTGGCACTTGCCCGGCAGGTTTGTTCCTCACCCCGAGAAATACGATCCGCATTACTGGCAGCCACAATCACAAACGGCACCTTGGCAAGGCGCCAAGGAGGAAATTAAAGTCGCACCTCGAGTATGACAATGGTGGAGAAGAGACCGGTGCCGATGATGCGGAGAGCGAAGAGTCACCGAAAGTGGAGCCCGTCGGAAGCGATGCGCAAGAGACGGAAGAGATCAGCTTGAGTGACTACTTGAGCACGCACATGGAAGAAAGCGATCCCGCGCAATTGCAGGCAACCACCGGCAATAGCGAATTTGCACAAGAACCCGCCGCAGGCAGCAGTGGAGCGGCCAGTAAGGGTGGTGCTCCGGGCACTTTGCGCCAGGGTTATAACTTCCAAATTGTGCGCAATGTGAACCAGAAGCTGCGTCTCCTATTTGACGGCCATCTGTACGTAAAGGAACATCAACGGAACGACGGAGCAATCGTTTGGCGCTGCCGGAGGAACTACGACAAGTGTAGCGTACTTGCGGTCCAACACCAAGGTGGGTTGGTGGAGATCTTGGGAGACCATTCGCACGGTCACCTGCAGGAACGCCGTTCGAATATACTAGTTGAACCATCAGGAACGTTCGCTTACCGACTAGTGAAGATGGCGCACAACATAGAGCAGCTCATCTACGATGGGCATCGGTATCAGAAAACGGTCACCAAGGGCGACGGTTCGACCATATGGCGGTGTGTCCGAAGGTCTACTAACTGCAAGGAATCGGTCGTCCTTTCGGCGGACGGCAAGGTGTACGAGATGCAGTCGCAGAACCATCCTCACAAGCCCTCGGAACTGCCGATTCCGGATCGTGTGGTCGAGGAGAACCGACGACGGCACACAGAGACCCCGGCCCTGAAAGTGACTGTTGCTGGACAGAAAGACATCTGTCGAAAACAGATCAGAAAACCACGGCCCATCCCCGTCGGTCACGTGACTTGCGTCCCAATGGAAATGCAGCGCCGGTACTCGTACCGTATAGTAAACAACGTCAAGGGTTACGAATCTCTAAAGCACGGGGGCTACCGGTACTGCAAAAACCGGGTTCGTTTGGATGGGACCATCAAGTGGCTGTGTAAgatgaacaacaaaacatgCGGCGCCTGGTTCAACATGGAAGCCAACGGAAGCATTCCGACGATCGCCAGCGTAACGCACAACCACGAACCATCAGAGGACGATGTGCTGCCGCTGCAACGGATGCCTAGGACTAGGCCACCGTCGGAACTGTCGGACGTGAAGGAGTACCCCATCGACGAGCGAACGTTCGCCAAAAGTGAGTGGTACTTTGTAAAGAACATGAAGAATGGCAGCAGTTTGATTCATGCTGGTTATCGGTACACGAAGAAGGGCGAACGGGTGGACAAATCGTCACTGTGGCGGTGTGCATTTTTTACGAAAAAGTGTAGGGCCGGGATTATACTGTACccgaacgaaacgatcgccaaaGCGGACCTAAGTGAACACATTCATCCACCGAACGATATGGATAATGTGGAGCAGGAGTGCGAAACAGCGGACGAAGATGGCGAacaggaggaggaggaggaggagaatGTAAGGGATGAACAACAAGAAGTGCTAGACATGGGCGCAATTGGCACCGACACGTTCGATCTGTCGGGAGGCATCAACGAAGACGCGGATCCGGAGGCGATGATGCGCTCGCTGCTCAACACGTCGCTTGGTGTGGGAGACGGCGATCCCAAAACGGACAACGATCCGATCTTTCTGTCGAAGGAGGAAGCGGGCTATCGGTTGGTGAAGAACCGGCGCCAAACGAACAGTCTTCTGTTCCAAGGCTACAGATACTCGCTCCAAGGTACCCGCGCAAACGGATCTGTTGTGTGGCTGTGTCAGatgaacaacaaaacgtgCAAGGCATCGGTCAGGATCCACCCGGACGATCGGCTCGAGGTCGTTAACGTTCATCACAACCACGGAAGGCTGGTGGAGGACAGCGAAGACTACgcgcagcagcaagcagcgaACCGCAGCATCCAACAGCAGACGCCAGACAAAAAGTATTACTACAGCATGAATCGGTGCAATCGCCTATGCGTCATCTACGACAGCTGTCGGTACGGCAATCCCACCAAACGCGTCGATGGGAGTTGCGTTTGGCGCTGCGCAATGAATGGTGGCACGTGCCTGGCCAGTGTGCTAATCTTGGCCAATGGTACTTTGACAAAGCGAGCTGGCTTTCGGCACAACCACCAACCGTTAAccgtgcttccggtgcgggtAAGTGGTCCCGTGGAAAGCGAGGCAGCAACGGAAGTGCCACAGGTGAGACCAAAGGATCCGTGGAACAGTGCAAAGGCGGTGATTAAGGGGAACATCCTTAGCTGGAAGCAGTACCGTTATCGAAAGCAAACGACACTGTCAGACGGTACGGTACTGTGGGCTTGCGCCACTTCCGACGTATGCATGGGCAGAGCGAAGGTTGTGGTGCAGGGCAACCAGATGAGAATACAGAGTTCGCGTAATCACAACCACGACCCAGTGCTGCCTGTCGGAGGGCAACAAGCGGCGCCGAGAGTGTCGGTGACAAAGCGTGAAAATCCCTACAAACTGTACCGAACACCTAACGGAAGCATGGCCCTCGTTTACCAACAGAATAGGTTCCTGTTGAAAGGCCGCCGTGAGGAGGATGGCGTCACGGCTTGGGTGTGCTGCGGAACAAAAGTGCGCTGCCCCGTACTCATCTACGTTAACGCGCACGGCGAGCTagtgaacgaaaacaataCTGAACATACGCATGCTCCCACCGACGTAGCCGTCGCGCCAGACATAAAAGTGCTTCAGTTAGACGGCCAACAATCGTGGGACGAATTCATCCAGGACTGCTTGAAGAACTCAGCGTCCGCGTCGGGCAGCGATGATCCGGAAGCGCTCCAGAAACTGCCGAATAACGTTCTGCGGTATCGTAACTACGTCTACCGGCTCGCCCTAACCAGGGACGATGGCATCGAGTACTGGCGCTGTTGTCGATACCAATCCGACGAGTGTCGTAGCATGCTGCACTGCCGTAACAACGGCACGGAGTTGGTGGACAATCGGCACAATGGCATGCGGCACAATCATGATCACGAGGCGCCCCAAGGAACGTTTCCACCGCTCGAGGAGCTGGATCAAGACGCCAGCGTTTGTGCGCTAAAACTCCGAGAAGGTGAAACGTACACCGCCTTCGGTACATACGGGATAATGCGGAGACGTGGTGGTACGAAATCGCTCGTCCACCGCGATCGACGATACTATCTTGCGTACACATTGACCGACGGAGTATCCGTGTGGCGATGCGCGCAACGCAAGCGCTGCAAATGCCCGGCCGTGATAAGGATCGCAACCACTGGCGAGATGCTATGGACGAATGAGCATCGTCACAATCATCCGGCTGAGAATTCGCTGAACACCAGCGCCGGCAGCACCAATGGGGACGAAACACAGCCAACGAAGGAACAAAGCCCTGCGTCGCCCCAAGCCaggccgacgccgacgctACCGAAAACTAGGGGACGGATGCTTGAATCAAACGGAACCCGTAACTTTACGTATGAGGGGCGACACGGTAGGACGGTAGTCTCCGAAGGATACCGGTACTGCTGCACCTGGCAGCGGAAGGACGGAACCGGGTTCTATCGGTGCCTCGGTTACGGTAGCCATGCTTGTCCGATGAAGGTGAAGGTTTGCCCGAACGGAAAGCTGTACCCACATCGTGGTGAGCGCCATTCGCACCCCATTCCGGAGAGCTCGAAGCGGAAAGGTAGCTTCGCCGTGACTGACACGCCGGAGCCGAAAACACCTGCACCACTACTAGAACCCCCGCGGCGAGAAAGAAGGACAGTCAGCTCGTGGAAGTTGGATGCGCGTGCGTGCAAAAATTACCGGATCGTCGCGACACTCCGTGGTACCATGCTGCAGCATGAGGGATTCGAGTATTGGACGCATAGCCGGCTGGCGGATGGGTCGATAACGTACCGCTGTCGACTGCAGTTCAAGCAACGTTGTCTAGCGTCGGTGCATCTGGAAAAACCTTCGAAGGTGCTCTACGTGCGCAATGATTTGTGTCACAATCATCCCGAGACGGATGTGAGCTATGTCGCTGCTATGAAAACTGAAAGCGGCCAGTCGGTCAACCGGCCGGAGCAGTGCCCAGCAGTGCCGAACGAGGCTCAGCCGAAACAatcgtcaccggcggcggacgaATGCAGCGCTACGACCAACGTTGAGGAACTTGAGGAAGCCGCGGAAGAGCAAGCGGGTGAGCAAGCGGATGAGCTCGCGGGCGATGAGGGGGACGATGATCAGAAGGAAGAAGGTAACCAAGCGAGTGACCTGGAGGATGATAAAGAGGGAGACCAAGCGGCCGACAGCGCGGTCGATCGGGTGAGTGGCCACGCTGGAGAAAGCCATGTCGTAACCAAAAAATATACTTTCGGCAAGATGGCGCCGCACAAGCGTTACCTGATCCACGATAAGCACCTGTACGAGTTCGAGGCCGACCAGCCTGACGGGAGCAAAAAGTACTGTTGCCACATGAAAGCGGTTGCCAAGTGCAGCGCGTCCGTCGTGCTGCTGATTCCGTCCGCACGGCTGCAGGTTCCGCTACGACTTGTGCACGACCACGATCCACCGGTTGCGGACTACATGAAGGACGTGAAGATCATTGGCCGCGGCTGTAAGGATTTTAAGTTCATTGAATCTAAAAACGGGAGCAAGATGCTGCTGTTCCGCGGAGAACGCTACCAGGCTCCTCGCCAGAAATCGGACGGATCGATCTCTTGGTACTGCTACGAACTGACGTCGAAGGGGAGGAAGTGCTACTTGTTGCAAGAACTGCTACCGAACGGTCGTGCGGCCCCGCCCAGCGAGAGGGCTCACGATCACGTGTCATTCGCCGAGATGACGGAGCGCGCCGTCGAAGCACCTCCACCGAAGGCCCCCGCCGCGGACTCGGCGAAGGCAACAACGCACACGAAAATACTGCGGAACGGTGGGTTCTGGTACGAGTTTGGGCGCGAATGTCACAACGGGTCGGTCCTGTGGCTCTGCCGGCGCAAACACAGCTGTGAGGCCTCCATTTACCGACTATCGGACGGCCGGATTCTGAAGGGCCTCAAGGCGGAGCACACGCATCCGCCGGAGGACATTGCACAAGAATCCACTGTCAAGACGGCAGAATCGTCCAATGCAAAATCGTCAGCCGCGGCTACGAACACTTCCGTCAGCTCGACGTCCAAATCGCTCTTCAAGGTGAAATCGTCGCACAAGAAAGGTGAGGGATCGCTTTGGCACGCCGGGAATCGCTTTTGGTTTTACTACATGCGCAATGACGGGATGGAACACTGGCGAtgcagcaaacggcaaaagtATGCCTGCCGTGCCGGTATCGTGCGGACTGCGGACGGGTCCGTTGAACCGTACAAAAAAATCCCTCACTCGCATCCTCTCGAACAGGAGGACGCTCAGGGAGAAGAGAAGCAGCCACCATCAGAGACCATCGTCGTCAAAGATGAAGCGAAGAAGCAAAATTCGGACACCTGCCATCTGTTAGCAACGGATCAGAAACTGTTGTTGTCTATTGAGTACCAGAACCATCGGCTGTACCGGCGTTACTTGCCACAGACGGGGAAGGTTATCTACGAGTGTCCTCGAACACACTGTAACTTCAATGTGACACTTTCGGAAGTTGGAAAGATAGTACAGGAAAAAGGCACAGAGCACGATTGTTCTAGGCAAAGTTCGAATGATGTTACGAGCAAGTGGAAAGAGCCGAATCAGGAGACGGAGCAATCGGAGCTGGGTTTGCCGTCGAGCAAAGCTAATGGCGACGGTGATGCTAAGAATAAGGAGTCGGATCGGGACCGACACCGAACGCCCGTTGATGCTGCCGCGAAACGGATCCGTCTCGACCCGAACCTCACCAAGGAAGAGAACAAGGAAAAGAAAGGGCTCGGTGGGCAGGAAAGAGTCATGGAAGCCGACAACAGTCAGGCAGGTGAAGCCATGGAGCAGGATGGACCCAGTGCGCGTGAAGAATTGCTACCGCCTCAGGACAACCGTGGCCCGTTAGAGAACCGTGAAGAAAATGGCTTTCCCAGCAATCAACTGGAACAGATCTCCGACGATTCCCTGGACGATATGATCATCGAAGAACAGTTTGTGGATGCCGAGGAACTGATACAATTTTCAGACGGTTCGTAGCTCTCACAAATGGGGACGGTATTGAAGTTTGGTTCCTAAAAATCGatccttttgctttcgttcagtgacgccagcagcagtgatAGAGGAAGAGACAGAGGTTACCGAAGGTAGCGCTGGCTCTGGGGAAAAAGCTACACGTCTCTCCACTGTCGACGGCCGGCTCAGTAAATGATGCATCACATGGTGGCCGAGTGAGTAGTTTTCCATCTGAAACGAGAAACCGTCGATTcagtaaaaattaaacttcaaaaGTTGGGCTTTAACCCTTTTCTTGAGAATGAAAAGTAGGGAAACGCCACTTTACTTATGGTTTGGTCAGTAGTTGATTCGTTCCAACGGTGATGGTGTCACTCTTGAAAAAAAGATAA encodes the following:
- the LOC131207469 gene encoding uncharacterized protein LOC131207469: MAIGQSGLDRVCRLCCHDETTLRGLFPGGYKDEVLLRKIFECTTVQISFNDDSDALICYGCLGKIDEFYQFREQCRTNDALQRNWKRRVNRSMEASRSTLIPVNDVKQEQDIEYDYCDIDIDDDQEDPVRFQTNSGLEESALGEESLPGPAMLLDSSISQEEGGAHCAVRVKQEPDDEDIDDTMYVWNEEESLPTEKQSATPTLLPIIENAFSTAPETSFGDAVAKHRHIQCASGQVYLFREGFLYLRKPSGSGNHVGCANNAGANASGWRCRKFDCDAALHRNRARQIVSNGIRHNHSREQQPNATDAEVLAYLGESTPKSQFLKPFVLARNVWKPTHFRYVKNVRNGRSIVHDGYRYSKKHARTDGTSFWKCRLNGGTCPAGLFLTPRNTIRITGSHNHKRHLGKAPRRKLKSHLEYDNGGEETGADDAESEESPKVEPVGSDAQETEEISLSDYLSTHMEESDPAQLQATTGNSEFAQEPAAGSSGAASKGGAPGTLRQGYNFQIVRNVNQKLRLLFDGHLYVKEHQRNDGAIVWRCRRNYDKCSVLAVQHQGGLVEILGDHSHGHLQERRSNILVEPSGTFAYRLVKMAHNIEQLIYDGHRYQKTVTKGDGSTIWRCVRRSTNCKESVVLSADGKVYEMQSQNHPHKPSELPIPDRVVEENRRRHTETPALKVTVAGQKDICRKQIRKPRPIPVGHVTCVPMEMQRRYSYRIVNNVKGYESLKHGGYRYCKNRVRLDGTIKWLCKMNNKTCGAWFNMEANGSIPTIASVTHNHEPSEDDVLPLQRMPRTRPPSELSDVKEYPIDERTFAKSEWYFVKNMKNGSSLIHAGYRYTKKGERVDKSSLWRCAFFTKKCRAGIILYPNETIAKADLSEHIHPPNDMDNVEQECETADEDGEQEEEEEENVRDEQQEVLDMGAIGTDTFDLSGGINEDADPEAMMRSLLNTSLGVGDGDPKTDNDPIFLSKEEAGYRLVKNRRQTNSLLFQGYRYSLQGTRANGSVVWLCQMNNKTCKASVRIHPDDRLEVVNVHHNHGRLVEDSEDYAQQQAANRSIQQQTPDKKYYYSMNRCNRLCVIYDSCRYGNPTKRVDGSCVWRCAMNGGTCLASVLILANGTLTKRAGFRHNHQPLTVLPVRVSGPVESEAATEVPQVRPKDPWNSAKAVIKGNILSWKQYRYRKQTTLSDGTVLWACATSDVCMGRAKVVVQGNQMRIQSSRNHNHDPVLPVGGQQAAPRVSVTKRENPYKLYRTPNGSMALVYQQNRFLLKGRREEDGVTAWVCCGTKVRCPVLIYVNAHGELVNENNTEHTHAPTDVAVAPDIKVLQLDGQQSWDEFIQDCLKNSASASGSDDPEALQKLPNNVLRYRNYVYRLALTRDDGIEYWRCCRYQSDECRSMLHCRNNGTELVDNRHNGMRHNHDHEAPQGTFPPLEELDQDASVCALKLREGETYTAFGTYGIMRRRGGTKSLVHRDRRYYLAYTLTDGVSVWRCAQRKRCKCPAVIRIATTGEMLWTNEHRHNHPAENSLNTSAGSTNGDETQPTKEQSPASPQARPTPTLPKTRGRMLESNGTRNFTYEGRHGRTVVSEGYRYCCTWQRKDGTGFYRCLGYGSHACPMKVKVCPNGKLYPHRGERHSHPIPESSKRKGSFAVTDTPEPKTPAPLLEPPRRERRTVSSWKLDARACKNYRIVATLRGTMLQHEGFEYWTHSRLADGSITYRCRLQFKQRCLASVHLEKPSKVLYVRNDLCHNHPETDVSYVAAMKTESGQSVNRPEQCPAVPNEAQPKQSSPAADECSATTNVEELEEAAEEQAGEQADELAGDEGDDDQKEEGNQASDLEDDKEGDQAADSAVDRVSGHAGESHVVTKKYTFGKMAPHKRYLIHDKHLYEFEADQPDGSKKYCCHMKAVAKCSASVVLLIPSARLQVPLRLVHDHDPPVADYMKDVKIIGRGCKDFKFIESKNGSKMLLFRGERYQAPRQKSDGSISWYCYELTSKGRKCYLLQELLPNGRAAPPSERAHDHVSFAEMTERAVEAPPPKAPAADSAKATTHTKILRNGGFWYEFGRECHNGSVLWLCRRKHSCEASIYRLSDGRILKGLKAEHTHPPEDIAQESTVKTAESSNAKSSAAATNTSVSSTSKSLFKVKSSHKKGEGSLWHAGNRFWFYYMRNDGMEHWRCSKRQKYACRAGIVRTADGSVEPYKKIPHSHPLEQEDAQGEEKQPPSETIVVKDEAKKQNSDTCHLLATDQKLLLSIEYQNHRLYRRYLPQTGKVIYECPRTHCNFNVTLSEVGKIVQEKGTEHDCSRQSSNDVTSKWKEPNQETEQSELGLPSSKANGDGDAKNKESDRDRHRTPVDAAAKRIRLDPNLTKEENKEKKGLGGQERVMEADNSQAGEAMEQDGPSAREELLPPQDNRGPLENREENGFPSNQLEQISDDSLDDMIIEEQFVDAEELIQFSDVTPAAVIEEETEVTEGSAGSGEKATRLSTVDGRLSK